In Streptomyces sp. NBC_01551, one DNA window encodes the following:
- a CDS encoding extracellular solute-binding protein → MRFLAVCTALAAAAALTGCGQLADSAEGPEKVTLWLMKGSASEDFITAFTADFERRNPGIDLDVRIQEWTGIGDKVNAVLDGTGHDGADVIEVGNTQVAQYVEAGGLSELTLEGLRAWGSKDWLKGLSDPGSVNGAQYGVPWYAANRVVIYNKELFAGAGIKNPPRNRQEWIQATRKLDKGDQQGIYLAGQNWYVLAGFVWDEGGELAVETGGQWVGALDDEKALAGMEFYKQLQALGDGPKEADEETPSQADVFARGQVAQIIAPPGQAAQIEAANPALKGKLGFFPIPGKTSDKVGSVFTGGSDLIIPEKTKKRREAVAVITALVSEQWQTELARTMSYVPNKTTLAHVVEGNEGATAMAPGAAQGRATPNSARWAEVEAKNPIKPYMTAVLTGQDPKRAAGAASETISKVLSSDR, encoded by the coding sequence ATGCGCTTCCTTGCCGTGTGCACCGCCCTCGCGGCCGCCGCCGCCCTCACCGGCTGCGGCCAACTGGCCGATTCGGCCGAGGGGCCCGAGAAGGTGACGCTCTGGCTGATGAAGGGCAGCGCGTCGGAGGACTTCATCACCGCCTTCACCGCGGACTTCGAGCGCCGCAACCCCGGCATCGACCTGGACGTCAGGATCCAGGAATGGACCGGCATCGGCGACAAGGTCAACGCCGTACTCGACGGCACCGGCCACGACGGCGCCGACGTCATCGAGGTCGGCAACACCCAGGTGGCCCAGTACGTCGAGGCCGGCGGTCTCTCCGAGCTCACCCTGGAAGGCCTGCGCGCATGGGGCAGCAAGGACTGGCTCAAGGGCCTCTCCGACCCGGGGAGCGTCAACGGGGCCCAGTACGGCGTCCCGTGGTACGCCGCCAACCGCGTGGTGATCTACAACAAGGAGCTGTTCGCCGGCGCCGGGATCAAGAACCCGCCCAGGAACCGCCAGGAGTGGATCCAGGCCACCCGCAAGCTCGACAAGGGCGACCAGCAGGGCATCTACCTCGCCGGCCAGAACTGGTACGTCCTCGCCGGCTTCGTCTGGGACGAGGGCGGCGAACTCGCCGTCGAGACCGGAGGCCAGTGGGTCGGCGCCCTCGACGACGAGAAGGCCCTCGCCGGCATGGAGTTCTACAAGCAGCTCCAGGCCCTCGGAGACGGGCCCAAGGAAGCCGACGAGGAGACGCCCTCGCAGGCCGACGTCTTCGCGCGCGGCCAGGTCGCCCAGATCATCGCCCCGCCCGGCCAGGCCGCCCAGATCGAGGCGGCCAACCCCGCCCTCAAGGGCAAGCTCGGCTTCTTCCCGATCCCCGGCAAGACCTCCGACAAGGTCGGGTCCGTGTTCACCGGCGGTTCCGACCTGATCATCCCCGAGAAGACGAAGAAGCGGCGCGAGGCCGTGGCCGTGATCACCGCCCTGGTCAGCGAGCAATGGCAGACCGAGCTCGCCCGCACCATGAGCTACGTGCCGAACAAGACCACCCTCGCGCACGTCGTCGAGGGCAACGAGGGCGCCACCGCCATGGCCCCCGGCGCCGCCCAGGGCCGGGCCACACCGAACTCGGCCCGCTGGGCCGAGGTGGAGGCCAAGAACCCGATCAAGCCCTACATGACGGCCGTCCTCACGGGCCAGGACCCCAAGCGGGCGGCCGGTGCGGCGTCGGAGACGATCAGCAAGGTGCTCAGCTCCGACCGGTGA
- the egtC gene encoding ergothioneine biosynthesis protein EgtC, whose translation MCRHLAYVGPEIPLARLLSDPEHSLVRQSWEPRRQRSGTVNADGFGVGWYAEGDPVPARYRRAGPIWGDLTFADLARVVRSEAALAAVRDATGPGADGEAAAAPFAAGRWLFSHNGAVRDWPDAVAPLAADLPPQELLSLAARTDSALIWALVLRRLREGDGLGAALAGAVRALAEAAPGSRLNLLLTDGAAIAATAWGDSLWYLADVPAGRTVVASEPYDDDTRWCEVPDRTLLTATRTRVDLIPLKAPPLGESPHKETKPGE comes from the coding sequence ATGTGCCGTCACCTCGCTTACGTGGGGCCCGAGATACCGCTGGCCCGGCTGCTGAGCGACCCGGAGCACTCGCTGGTGCGCCAGTCCTGGGAGCCGCGCCGGCAGCGCAGCGGCACGGTCAACGCGGACGGCTTCGGCGTCGGCTGGTACGCGGAGGGCGACCCGGTGCCCGCCCGCTACCGGCGGGCCGGCCCGATCTGGGGCGACCTGACCTTCGCCGACCTCGCCCGCGTGGTGCGCAGCGAGGCCGCGCTGGCCGCCGTACGCGACGCCACCGGTCCGGGGGCGGACGGGGAGGCGGCCGCGGCGCCGTTCGCGGCGGGGCGGTGGCTGTTCAGCCACAACGGCGCGGTGCGGGACTGGCCGGACGCGGTGGCCCCGCTCGCGGCCGACCTGCCGCCGCAGGAGCTGCTGTCGCTGGCGGCGCGCACCGACTCGGCGCTGATCTGGGCCCTGGTGCTGCGCCGGCTCCGGGAGGGTGACGGCCTCGGGGCGGCGCTCGCGGGGGCGGTGCGGGCGCTGGCGGAGGCCGCGCCCGGCTCGCGGCTGAACCTGCTGCTGACGGACGGGGCCGCGATCGCCGCGACGGCCTGGGGGGATTCGCTCTGGTACCTGGCCGACGTACCGGCGGGGCGCACGGTCGTGGCGTCCGAGCCGTACGACGACGACACCCGGTGGTGCGAAGTGCCCGACCGGACCCTGCTGACCGCCACCCGTACGCGGGTCGACCTGATCCCCCTCAAGGCGCCTCCCCTCGGGGAGTCCCCGCACAAGGAGACGAAGCCCGGTGAGTGA
- a CDS encoding dodecin, with amino-acid sequence MSNHTYRVTEIVGTSDEGIDQAIRNGLTRAGQTLRNLDWFEVTQMRGHIENGEVAHYQVGLKVGFRLEGED; translated from the coding sequence ATGTCCAACCACACGTACCGGGTGACCGAGATCGTCGGCACCTCCGACGAGGGCATCGATCAGGCCATCCGCAACGGGCTCACGCGGGCGGGCCAGACGCTGCGCAACCTGGACTGGTTCGAGGTCACGCAGATGCGCGGGCACATCGAGAACGGCGAGGTCGCCCACTACCAGGTGGGGCTCAAGGTGGGCTTCCGCCTCGAAGGCGAGGACTGA
- a CDS encoding type II toxin-antitoxin system PemK/MazF family toxin: protein MTALSHHSSEHTEHTEQPGRDGDTATTEADPRAIGPVRTSYAPDHDGDPDPGEIVWTWVPYEENDGRGKDRPVLVVAREAGGQTLLAVQLSSKRHDHDREWVPIGTGPWDGAGRESWVDVDRVLRVHESGMRREACALDRGRFQLVVNRLRERYGWQ, encoded by the coding sequence ATGACGGCACTTTCTCACCACAGTTCCGAGCACACCGAGCACACCGAGCAGCCCGGCCGCGACGGGGACACCGCCACCACCGAGGCCGATCCCCGTGCCATCGGGCCCGTGCGGACTTCGTACGCCCCCGATCACGACGGGGATCCCGATCCCGGCGAGATCGTCTGGACCTGGGTTCCGTACGAGGAGAACGACGGTCGCGGCAAGGACCGGCCTGTGCTGGTCGTGGCCCGGGAAGCGGGCGGGCAGACGCTGCTCGCCGTACAGCTGTCCAGCAAGCGGCACGACCACGACCGGGAGTGGGTGCCGATCGGGACCGGGCCGTGGGACGGCGCGGGGCGGGAATCCTGGGTGGACGTGGACCGGGTGCTGCGGGTGCACGAGTCCGGGATGCGCCGGGAGGCGTGTGCGCTGGACCGGGGCCGGTTCCAGCTGGTGGTGAACCGCCTGCGCGAGCGCTACGGCTGGCAGTAA
- a CDS encoding 1-acyl-sn-glycerol-3-phosphate acyltransferase: MSVWLPTSPCTPEACAGHEGRVASVPRAILRLTGAVAVVLLGILGAQPVRLLPQRPRQALVRAWATALIRAFGIRITVHGSPGPDGGRLIVANHISWLDIPLVAAVLPSRMLAKSDIRTWPVLGPLSRQNGTLFIERDRIRALPDTVETVARALLGGDRVTVFPEGSTWCGRAQGPFRRAAFQSALDARVPVQPLRITYLLHGGHPAGAPAFVGDDPLAASLWRIARARGVRAEVRLLPRIPPGRYTHRRDLAAAAQAAVVPVVPVAPVVPVAPVAPVAPVVPVVPEPAPAPPSLPGIPSQPGPPSATDRDSAKRPSESVHHRVNSRPAAESSFRTPS, translated from the coding sequence ATGAGCGTCTGGCTGCCCACCTCGCCCTGCACCCCCGAGGCCTGCGCCGGCCACGAGGGGCGGGTCGCGAGCGTCCCGCGCGCGATCCTGCGGCTCACCGGCGCCGTCGCCGTGGTCCTGCTCGGGATCCTCGGCGCCCAGCCGGTCCGGCTGCTGCCGCAGCGGCCCCGGCAGGCGCTGGTCAGGGCCTGGGCGACAGCGCTGATACGGGCCTTCGGCATCCGGATCACCGTGCACGGGAGCCCCGGCCCGGACGGCGGCCGCCTGATCGTCGCCAACCACATATCGTGGCTCGACATCCCGCTCGTCGCCGCCGTCCTGCCCAGCCGGATGCTGGCCAAGAGCGACATCCGGACCTGGCCCGTACTCGGCCCGCTCTCCCGCCAGAACGGGACCCTGTTCATCGAACGCGACCGGATCCGGGCCCTCCCCGACACCGTCGAGACCGTCGCCCGGGCCCTCCTCGGCGGCGACCGCGTCACCGTCTTCCCCGAGGGGTCCACCTGGTGCGGGCGCGCCCAGGGCCCCTTCCGGCGCGCCGCGTTCCAGTCGGCGCTCGACGCACGGGTACCCGTACAGCCCCTGCGCATCACGTACCTGCTCCACGGGGGGCACCCGGCCGGGGCGCCCGCCTTCGTCGGGGACGATCCGCTGGCCGCCTCGCTGTGGCGGATCGCCCGGGCCCGCGGGGTGCGGGCCGAGGTACGGCTGCTGCCGCGGATCCCGCCGGGCCGGTACACGCACCGGCGGGACCTCGCGGCCGCCGCTCAGGCCGCGGTCGTTCCGGTCGTTCCGGTTGCCCCGGTCGTTCCGGTTGCCCCGGTTGCCCCGGTTGCCCCGGTCGTGCCGGTCGTGCCCGAACCGGCGCCGGCGCCGCCCTCGCTGCCCGGGATCCCCTCCCAGCCGGGACCGCCCTCCGCCACCGACAGGGACAGCGCGAAACGGCCCTCCGAGTCCGTCCACCACCGGGTCAACTCCAGGCCCGCCGCCGAGAGTTCCTTCCGCACGCCCTCCTGA
- a CDS encoding GNAT family N-acetyltransferase — MTIAPLSPSRTTPPTAVPVDAPAATAQGVPAAPRYAVRIARDEAEVRAAQRLRHMVFAGELGARLDGPEPGLDSDAFDAYCDHLLVVEEESEQVVGTYRLLPPERAAVAGRLYSEGEFDLSALAPIRPDLVEVGRSCVHPDHRNGAVIALVWAGLARYMDRSGHNWLAGCCSIPLSDGGVLAAATRENVLTRNLAPEEYRVTPHLPWNPEGITFPDRVELPPLLRGYLRLGAWVCGEPAFDADFGCADLYVLLSLRRTNPRYLKHFLSLTPGA; from the coding sequence ATGACCATCGCCCCCCTGTCCCCGTCCCGCACCACGCCCCCCACGGCAGTCCCCGTCGACGCCCCCGCCGCCACTGCCCAGGGCGTCCCCGCCGCCCCCCGGTACGCCGTCCGCATCGCCCGCGACGAGGCCGAGGTCCGCGCCGCCCAGCGACTGCGCCACATGGTCTTCGCCGGCGAGCTCGGCGCCCGCCTCGACGGCCCCGAGCCGGGCCTCGACTCCGACGCCTTCGACGCGTACTGCGACCACCTCCTCGTCGTCGAGGAGGAGAGCGAGCAGGTGGTCGGCACCTACCGGCTGCTGCCCCCCGAACGCGCCGCCGTCGCCGGCCGCCTCTACTCCGAGGGCGAATTCGACCTCTCCGCCCTCGCCCCCATCCGCCCCGACCTCGTCGAGGTGGGCCGCTCCTGCGTCCACCCCGACCACCGCAACGGCGCCGTCATCGCCCTCGTCTGGGCCGGACTCGCCCGCTACATGGACCGCTCCGGCCACAACTGGCTCGCCGGCTGCTGCTCCATCCCGCTCTCCGACGGCGGCGTTCTCGCCGCCGCCACCCGCGAGAACGTCCTGACCCGCAACCTCGCTCCCGAGGAGTACCGGGTCACCCCGCACCTCCCCTGGAACCCCGAGGGCATCACCTTCCCCGACCGGGTCGAGCTGCCCCCGCTGCTCCGCGGCTACCTGCGCCTGGGCGCCTGGGTCTGCGGCGAGCCCGCCTTCGACGCCGACTTCGGCTGCGCCGACCTGTACGTCCTGCTCTCGCTGCGCCGGACCAACCCGCGCTACCTCAAGCACTTCCTCTCGCTCACCCCGGGCGCATGA
- the egtB gene encoding ergothioneine biosynthesis protein EgtB encodes MTTASRPEALRERALAALIAARARTAALTDPVTEPDLTAQHSPLMSPLVWDLAHIGNQEELWLLRNVAGQEFMRPEINTLYDAFQHPRSERPKLPLLGPGEARRYVADVRGRVFDLLERTPMEGTGLLDDGFAFGMIAQHEQQHDETMLITHQLRRGAPVLSAPDPDPPQGPPPTAPEVLIPGGPFTMGTSAEPWSLDNERPAHTRETAAFWLDTVPVTNAAYQAFIADGGYRERRWWAAEGWEQIRAHDIGAPLFWHREAGQWLRRRFGVTEPVPGDEPVLHVSWYEADAYARWAGRRLPSEEEWEKAARYDPATGRSARYPWGDADPTPAHANLGQRHLRPARAGSYPAGASPLGVRQLIGDVWEWTSSDFLPYPGFRAFPYREYSEVFFGPGHKVLRGGSFAVDPVACRGTFRNWDLPVRRQIFSGFRTARDI; translated from the coding sequence GTGACCACCGCATCCCGTCCGGAGGCGCTGCGCGAGCGGGCGCTCGCGGCGCTGATCGCCGCCCGGGCCCGTACGGCCGCGCTGACCGACCCGGTGACCGAGCCCGACCTGACCGCGCAGCACTCCCCCCTGATGTCCCCGCTGGTCTGGGACCTGGCGCACATCGGGAACCAGGAGGAGCTGTGGCTGCTGCGCAACGTGGCCGGGCAGGAGTTCATGCGCCCGGAGATCAACACGCTGTACGACGCGTTCCAGCACCCCCGCTCCGAACGGCCGAAGCTGCCGCTGCTGGGGCCGGGGGAGGCCCGCCGGTACGTGGCGGACGTGCGCGGCCGGGTCTTCGACCTGCTGGAGCGCACCCCGATGGAGGGCACCGGGCTGCTCGACGACGGTTTCGCCTTCGGGATGATCGCCCAGCACGAACAGCAGCACGACGAAACCATGCTGATCACCCATCAGCTGCGGCGGGGCGCCCCGGTATTGTCGGCGCCGGACCCTGATCCCCCGCAGGGCCCACCGCCCACTGCCCCGGAAGTCCTCATACCCGGCGGCCCGTTCACGATGGGCACGTCCGCCGAGCCGTGGTCGCTGGACAACGAGCGGCCGGCGCACACCCGGGAGACCGCGGCGTTCTGGCTCGACACCGTGCCGGTGACCAACGCGGCGTACCAGGCGTTCATCGCGGACGGCGGCTACCGCGAGCGCCGCTGGTGGGCGGCCGAGGGCTGGGAGCAGATACGGGCGCACGACATCGGGGCCCCGCTGTTCTGGCACCGGGAGGCCGGGCAGTGGCTGCGCCGCCGGTTCGGGGTGACCGAGCCGGTGCCCGGTGACGAGCCGGTGCTGCACGTGAGCTGGTACGAGGCGGACGCGTACGCCCGCTGGGCGGGGCGTCGGCTGCCCTCGGAGGAGGAGTGGGAGAAGGCCGCCCGGTACGACCCGGCCACCGGCCGCTCGGCCCGCTACCCGTGGGGCGACGCCGACCCGACCCCCGCGCACGCGAACCTGGGCCAGCGCCACCTGCGCCCGGCCCGCGCGGGCAGCTATCCCGCCGGGGCCTCCCCGCTCGGGGTGCGGCAGCTGATCGGGGACGTGTGGGAGTGGACCTCCTCGGACTTCCTGCCGTACCCGGGGTTCCGCGCCTTCCCGTACCGCGAGTACTCGGAGGTGTTCTTCGGCCCCGGCCACAAGGTGCTGCGCGGCGGTTCCTTCGCGGTGGACCCGGTGGCCTGCCGGGGCACGTTCCGCAACTGGGACTTGCCGGTGCGCCGCCAGATCTTCTCCGGGTTCCGTACCGCGAGGGACATCTGA
- a CDS encoding serine hydrolase: MALSSATAAVSPAPSALKPIDPAAFQAAVDRAAKKLMVPGAVVLLRTPQGTFHATVGTTELGTANAPDAGDHFRIASNTKTMTAALITLLAQDGKLRLDDPVSDYVAGVPNGENITITQLLKMRSGLYNYTMAPELAAALDADPARAFTPQQVLDMAFRRPPNFAPDAEYEYSNTNYVLLGQVAEKAGGRPLAQQFQDRLFAPQGLKGTSMPALHDLALPEPYSHGYMYGGTSSALLDEPYPAELSEAARTGKLKPTDYTHQNPSYATAAGAAISTADDLATWIKSLVTGKVLNAASQQQWLRSPQAEDPAKPDGQKYGYGIAYQRFNPTAAMYYHGGELPGFNSFMGHDPDNDVTLVVWTNLTLSPDSKTTAQALLPTILNQVYAGLDLPTP, from the coding sequence ATGGCGCTGTCGTCGGCCACGGCGGCGGTCTCCCCCGCCCCGTCTGCCCTGAAGCCGATCGATCCGGCCGCGTTCCAGGCCGCCGTGGACCGCGCGGCGAAGAAGCTCATGGTGCCCGGCGCGGTGGTTCTGCTCCGTACCCCGCAGGGGACGTTCCACGCCACCGTCGGCACGACCGAACTCGGCACGGCCAACGCGCCGGATGCGGGCGACCACTTCCGGATCGCTTCCAACACCAAGACCATGACGGCGGCGCTGATCACGCTCCTCGCCCAGGACGGCAAGCTCCGGTTGGACGATCCGGTCTCCGACTACGTCGCGGGGGTCCCCAACGGCGAGAACATCACCATCACACAGCTGTTGAAGATGCGCAGCGGGCTCTACAACTACACGATGGCCCCCGAACTCGCGGCGGCCCTGGACGCGGATCCCGCGAGGGCCTTCACACCACAGCAGGTGCTGGACATGGCGTTCCGCCGCCCGCCGAACTTCGCGCCCGACGCGGAATACGAGTACTCCAACACCAATTACGTTCTGCTGGGCCAGGTTGCCGAAAAGGCCGGCGGCCGCCCCTTGGCCCAGCAGTTCCAGGACCGCCTGTTCGCCCCGCAGGGGCTGAAGGGGACGTCAATGCCCGCCCTTCACGACTTGGCGCTCCCCGAGCCCTACTCACACGGCTACATGTACGGCGGAACGTCGTCCGCCCTTCTCGACGAGCCCTACCCTGCCGAACTGAGCGAGGCGGCACGGACGGGGAAGCTCAAGCCCACCGATTACACCCATCAGAACCCCTCCTACGCCACCGCCGCCGGAGCAGCCATCTCCACCGCCGACGACCTGGCCACATGGATCAAGTCCCTGGTGACGGGCAAGGTCCTGAACGCCGCATCCCAACAGCAGTGGCTCCGCAGCCCGCAGGCCGAAGACCCGGCAAAACCCGACGGCCAGAAGTACGGCTACGGCATCGCCTACCAGCGCTTCAACCCGACCGCCGCGATGTACTACCACGGCGGCGAACTCCCCGGATTCAACTCCTTCATGGGCCACGACCCGGACAACGACGTCACCCTCGTCGTCTGGACGAACCTGACGCTCTCCCCCGACAGCAAGACCACGGCCCAAGCCCTCCTGCCGACCATCCTCAACCAGGTCTACGCCGGGCTCGACCTCCCCACCCCCTAG
- a CDS encoding LLM class flavin-dependent oxidoreductase, with protein sequence MFRELSILDRSRTREGHPPARALRDTVELARAADRLGYHRFWVSEHHSVPGVAGSAPTVLAAAVAGATGRIRVGTGGVMLPNHQPLVVAEQFGVLESLFPGRIDMGLGRSVGFTGGIRRALGRDTADADWFEEQLAELLGWIDGTQRAHPEVHARPAEGLRIPAYVLATGEGAGIAARAGLPLVVGDLRARGRITEIIEGYRAAFRPSAWGAEPYVVVSGTVAVAATEEEARRILVPEAWSLAYSRTRGSFPPLRPAEEIEALAMTAKERELYEGALAGHVHGSEEQVAAELERVAEATRADELLVTTSTYDRTALLDSFGRLARLAGIAPGPGAGAGEAGGVDGAVTVDGAVWAGEAAGAAGALN encoded by the coding sequence GTGTTCCGCGAACTCTCGATACTCGACCGGTCCCGCACCCGCGAAGGGCACCCGCCCGCGCGGGCCCTGCGCGACACCGTCGAGCTGGCCCGCGCGGCGGACCGGCTCGGGTACCACCGCTTCTGGGTCTCCGAGCACCACAGCGTCCCCGGGGTGGCCGGCTCCGCCCCGACCGTGCTGGCCGCCGCCGTCGCCGGCGCGACCGGCCGGATCCGGGTCGGCACGGGCGGGGTGATGCTGCCCAACCATCAGCCGCTGGTCGTCGCCGAGCAGTTCGGGGTGCTGGAATCCCTCTTCCCCGGCCGGATCGACATGGGGCTCGGCCGCTCCGTCGGCTTCACCGGCGGCATCCGGCGCGCGCTCGGCCGTGACACCGCCGACGCCGACTGGTTCGAGGAGCAGCTGGCCGAGCTGCTGGGCTGGATCGACGGCACCCAGCGCGCGCATCCCGAGGTGCACGCCCGGCCGGCGGAGGGGCTGCGGATCCCCGCGTACGTGCTGGCGACCGGCGAGGGTGCCGGGATCGCGGCGCGGGCCGGGCTGCCGCTAGTGGTGGGCGACCTGCGGGCGCGCGGCCGGATCACGGAGATCATCGAGGGCTACCGGGCGGCCTTCCGGCCCTCGGCTTGGGGCGCGGAGCCGTACGTCGTGGTGTCCGGGACGGTCGCGGTGGCCGCCACGGAGGAGGAGGCCCGCCGGATCCTGGTCCCGGAGGCGTGGTCGCTCGCGTACTCGCGGACCCGGGGCAGCTTCCCGCCGCTGCGCCCCGCCGAGGAGATCGAGGCGCTGGCCATGACTGCGAAGGAGCGTGAGCTGTACGAGGGCGCGCTCGCGGGGCACGTCCACGGCAGCGAGGAGCAGGTCGCGGCCGAGCTGGAGCGGGTCGCGGAGGCCACGCGGGCGGACGAGCTGCTGGTCACGACCTCGACGTACGACCGGACGGCCCTGCTGGACTCCTTCGGCCGGCTGGCGCGCCTGGCCGGGATCGCGCCGGGGCCGGGAGCCGGGGCGGGTGAGGCAGGCGGGGTGGATGGGGCGGTCACGGTGGATGGGGCGGTCTGGGCGGGTGAGGCAGCCGGGGCGGCCGGCGCCCTAAACTAG
- the egtA gene encoding ergothioneine biosynthesis glutamate--cysteine ligase EgtA encodes MSPDTPAPPAPISETQAEQLIHGICFKTGPPRLIGAELEWLVLDAERPGRPLTSERLTAAHAAARALPLRSRLTVEPGGQLELSSAPADSLTGCVDGLQADLTAVRNVLHSQGLVLRGIGQDPRRPYRRLLKSHRYEAMETYLDRAGPAGRAMMCASASVQVCVDAGQEEPGPFGHGRRWRLAHLLGAVLVAAFANSPAHEGPYAGWRCARQGVWEDLDSGRSLAPPLDVEPRAAWVRHALDARVMCVRSRDGAPWTVPDGGLTFRGWIRGAGPRPATAEDLEYHLTTLFPPVRPRGHLELRMIDAQPGDDGWLVPVAVVHALFDDPEAAETADRVCKALADSYGPHPAPRNPLWRSAARAGLADPELRAAATACFLAAAEALPRLGASDLVRDTVADFTERHVLAGRCPADDHAQPRQQLSGKGTRP; translated from the coding sequence ATGTCACCTGACACACCCGCCCCACCTGCACCGATCAGCGAAACCCAGGCCGAGCAACTGATCCACGGCATCTGCTTCAAGACCGGCCCGCCCAGGCTCATCGGAGCCGAGCTCGAATGGCTGGTCCTGGACGCCGAGCGGCCCGGGCGGCCGCTGACGTCCGAGCGTCTCACCGCCGCGCACGCCGCGGCCCGCGCCCTGCCGCTGCGCTCCCGGCTCACCGTCGAGCCCGGCGGCCAGCTGGAGTTGAGCTCGGCCCCCGCCGACTCCCTCACCGGGTGCGTGGACGGCCTCCAGGCGGACCTGACCGCCGTACGGAACGTCCTGCACTCCCAGGGCCTGGTCCTGCGGGGCATCGGCCAGGACCCGCGCCGCCCCTACCGGCGGCTGCTGAAGAGCCATCGCTACGAGGCGATGGAGACCTACCTCGACCGGGCCGGACCGGCCGGTCGCGCCATGATGTGCGCCTCCGCCTCCGTGCAGGTCTGCGTGGACGCGGGCCAGGAGGAGCCGGGGCCGTTCGGCCACGGCCGGCGGTGGCGGCTCGCGCACCTGCTGGGCGCGGTGTTGGTGGCCGCGTTCGCCAACTCCCCCGCCCACGAGGGCCCGTACGCGGGCTGGCGGTGTGCCCGGCAGGGTGTCTGGGAGGACCTCGACAGCGGTCGCTCCCTCGCCCCGCCGCTCGACGTGGAGCCGCGCGCCGCGTGGGTGCGGCACGCGCTCGACGCCCGGGTGATGTGCGTGCGCTCGCGCGACGGCGCACCCTGGACCGTCCCGGACGGCGGGCTGACCTTCCGCGGCTGGATCCGGGGCGCAGGTCCCCGGCCGGCCACGGCCGAGGACCTGGAGTACCACCTGACCACGCTGTTCCCGCCGGTCCGGCCGCGCGGGCACCTGGAGCTGCGGATGATCGACGCGCAGCCCGGGGACGACGGCTGGCTGGTTCCGGTGGCGGTCGTCCATGCCCTGTTCGACGATCCGGAGGCCGCCGAGACGGCGGACCGGGTGTGCAAGGCGCTGGCCGACTCCTACGGCCCGCATCCGGCTCCGCGCAATCCGCTGTGGCGGTCCGCCGCCCGGGCGGGGCTCGCGGATCCGGAGCTGCGGGCGGCCGCCACGGCCTGTTTCCTCGCCGCGGCCGAGGCGCTGCCCCGGCTCGGGGCCTCGGACCTGGTCCGCGACACCGTCGCCGACTTCACCGAACGCCACGTACTGGCCGGCCGGTGTCCGGCCGACGACCACGCCCAGCCTCGCCAGCAGCTCTCCGGGAAGGGGACCCGCCCGTGA
- a CDS encoding TIGR02452 family protein, translated as MSSRLREIARENAQIVAAGGYRTRSGRQISLAAAVAEAKAGTRIYGPKPVIPDETLTARVDRTAVEVTGESSTVAARRLATADPEPLPATSTAVLNFASARNPGGGYVRGAKAQEEALCRASALYETLLEAPEYYEVHRAGRSTFYTDRVIHSPGVPVFRDDRGELLETPFRVGFLTSPAPNAGTIRRQEPERVDEIPAALARRAERVLEVAALHGYGRLVLGAWGCGVFRNDPTEVAQAFRGLLEGRFAGVFETVVFGILDRGAETREAFERVFEEGGG; from the coding sequence GTGAGCAGCAGATTGCGTGAGATCGCGCGGGAGAACGCACAGATCGTGGCGGCCGGTGGGTACCGGACGCGGTCGGGGCGGCAGATCTCCCTCGCCGCCGCCGTGGCGGAAGCCAAGGCAGGAACCAGAATATATGGGCCAAAGCCGGTCATTCCAGACGAAACCCTCACTGCGAGGGTCGACCGGACCGCGGTGGAGGTCACCGGGGAGAGCAGCACGGTCGCAGCCCGTAGGCTCGCGACCGCGGATCCGGAGCCGCTGCCGGCGACCTCCACAGCCGTCCTGAACTTCGCCTCGGCCCGGAATCCCGGGGGCGGCTACGTCCGCGGGGCCAAGGCGCAGGAGGAGGCGCTCTGCCGGGCCTCGGCCCTCTACGAGACGCTGCTGGAGGCCCCGGAGTACTACGAGGTGCACCGCGCGGGCCGCAGCACCTTCTACACCGACCGGGTGATTCACTCGCCCGGGGTCCCCGTCTTCCGTGACGACAGGGGCGAACTCCTGGAGACCCCGTTCCGGGTCGGATTCCTCACCTCCCCGGCCCCCAACGCGGGCACCATCCGCCGCCAGGAACCCGAGCGCGTGGACGAGATCCCCGCCGCCCTCGCCCGGCGCGCGGAGCGCGTACTGGAGGTCGCGGCGCTGCACGGGTACGGCCGGCTGGTACTCGGCGCCTGGGGGTGCGGGGTGTTCCGCAACGACCCGACGGAGGTCGCGCAGGCCTTCCGGGGGCTCCTGGAGGGGCGCTTCGCGGGGGTGTTCGAGACCGTGGTGTTCGGGATCCTGGACCGGGGGGCGGAGACGCGGGAGGCGTTCGAGCGGGTGTTCGAGGAGGGTGGGGGGTGA